The following proteins are encoded in a genomic region of Variovorax paradoxus:
- a CDS encoding SDR family oxidoreductase, with protein sequence MKLFDLSGRIALITGSSKGIGFALAAALGSAGARIVLNARDAGALEAARDALRARGVAAEAVAFDVTDAAAVEAGVARIEADIGPVDILVNNAGMQHRGAFAEFPIDAWHKITTTNIDSVFFVGRFVAQRMIERKRGKIINVCSVQSELGRPGIAPYAATKGAVKMLTKGMAIDLGKYGIQVNGLGPGYFKTELTQTLVADEAFTAWLSGRTPAGRWGDVEELGGAAIFLASDASSFVNGHILYVDGGITASL encoded by the coding sequence TTGAAACTGTTCGACCTGTCCGGGCGCATCGCCCTCATCACCGGCTCCAGCAAGGGCATCGGCTTTGCGCTGGCCGCGGCGCTGGGTTCGGCCGGCGCGCGCATCGTGCTCAACGCACGCGATGCCGGCGCGCTGGAAGCCGCGCGCGACGCCTTGCGCGCCCGGGGCGTGGCGGCCGAGGCCGTGGCTTTCGACGTGACCGATGCCGCCGCGGTGGAGGCGGGCGTGGCCCGCATCGAGGCCGATATCGGCCCCGTCGACATCCTGGTCAACAACGCCGGCATGCAGCATCGCGGCGCCTTTGCGGAGTTCCCGATCGATGCCTGGCACAAGATCACCACCACCAACATCGACAGCGTGTTCTTCGTCGGCCGCTTCGTCGCGCAGCGCATGATCGAGCGCAAGCGCGGCAAGATCATCAATGTCTGCTCGGTGCAAAGCGAGCTGGGCCGTCCGGGCATTGCGCCCTACGCCGCCACCAAGGGCGCGGTGAAGATGCTCACCAAGGGCATGGCGATCGACCTCGGCAAATACGGCATCCAGGTCAATGGCCTGGGGCCGGGCTATTTCAAGACCGAGCTGACGCAGACGCTGGTGGCCGACGAAGCTTTTACCGCGTGGCTTTCCGGCCGCACGCCCGCCGGGCGCTGGGGCGACGTCGAGGAGCTGGGCGGCGCGGCGATCTTCCTGGCGTCGGACGCGTCGAGCTTCGTCAACGGCCACATTCTCTACGTGGACGGCGGCATCACCGCCAGCCTCTGA
- a CDS encoding NAD(P)-dependent oxidoreductase — MTSQPARQRVAVIGVGIMGSAIARRLLECGHAVCVFDLDSARVAEMARHGARAAGSAAAAAAASDFVITSLNSAAVVERALFGETGVAAAEPADSRRLLIDMSSIDPVSTRRLAQSLRERTGMGFVDAPLSGGAPKALLGQLTVMAGGSEDDVARARAVMDSLCANYTRMGESGAGQTTKLVNQLLCAIGFQAVAEAVRLAEAGGVDASKLHAALAGGRADSQILREFGPKMAARDFTPTGRIDNMLKDLEAVQAFAQGERLPLPLPLAGAVSELHRAFVAAGLGAEDTAAMMRQFNGYARD; from the coding sequence ATGACTTCGCAGCCAGCACGCCAGCGCGTGGCCGTGATCGGCGTCGGCATCATGGGCTCGGCCATTGCGCGCCGCCTGCTCGAATGCGGGCACGCGGTGTGCGTGTTCGATCTCGATTCCGCCCGCGTCGCCGAGATGGCGCGGCACGGCGCACGGGCTGCCGGCAGCGCGGCCGCAGCCGCGGCGGCGAGCGACTTCGTCATCACCAGCCTCAATTCGGCCGCCGTGGTGGAGCGCGCGCTCTTCGGCGAAACCGGCGTGGCCGCCGCCGAGCCCGCGGACTCGCGCCGGCTGCTGATCGACATGTCGTCCATCGACCCGGTCTCCACGCGGCGGCTCGCGCAGTCGCTGCGCGAGCGCACGGGCATGGGCTTCGTCGATGCGCCGCTCTCGGGCGGGGCGCCCAAGGCCCTGCTCGGCCAGCTGACGGTCATGGCCGGCGGCAGCGAGGACGACGTGGCACGCGCGCGCGCCGTGATGGACAGCCTGTGCGCCAACTACACCCGCATGGGCGAGAGCGGCGCGGGGCAGACCACCAAGCTGGTCAACCAGCTGCTCTGCGCCATTGGCTTCCAGGCCGTGGCCGAGGCGGTGCGCCTGGCGGAGGCGGGCGGCGTCGACGCGTCGAAGCTGCACGCCGCGCTGGCCGGCGGCCGGGCCGACAGCCAGATCCTGCGCGAGTTCGGCCCCAAGATGGCGGCGCGCGACTTCACGCCCACCGGCCGCATCGACAACATGCTCAAGGACCTCGAGGCGGTGCAGGCCTTTGCACAGGGCGAGCGCCTGCCGCTGCCGCTGCCGCTGGCGGGCGCCGTCTCCGAGCTGCATCGCGCCTTCGTGGCGGCCGGGCTCGGGGCCGAGGACACGGCGGCCATGATGCGGCAGTTCAACGGCTACGCGCGCGACTGA
- a CDS encoding sulfite reductase flavoprotein subunit alpha, translated as MAFLRRFWFQTHWFIGITAGSVLVLIGLTGAVLSFRAEIVDAINPELRHMANPNGAAALLPAALVEHLQASHPARRIAALTVFAEPGRPARVNFAPPEGQRQGEVRLADPWTAELLPVPKGDAFFEFVEHLHRWLLLPRDAGKPVTGTLAVGLLILALSGLYLRWPRRPLAWQAWLKLDFALTGRAFLWNLHAVFGTVALLVYLVSSLTGMYWAFDAVRSTVDNAAGEGRMVRTQRMQSGAAPPAQAAAVPKPDLQRVWRSFLEETNGDWSLVTLRLPTRNASQLEATYLRTHPEHERARNRLYLDAATGETARHERYADKPLAGRLVNSIYPMHMGTYWGLPGRIVMLLSSLGLALFAITGWMLYLGRRRTKRAVRDERARLNPVLHPQPAGPGAEPVLLTFASQTGQAERIALQTAAVLQSAGIAVVLQPLVRLSVDALRHYRKVLLVASTFGDGDPPDSLRAFARQFARQTGAGLQHVHYGLLALGDRQYANFCGFGRALDHDLRGHGAQALFPMIEVSNGDAGAIARWQQSLAEAFEVQSGAWQAHEPQAAPFEPWRLVRRTLLNAGSQGDPLFELELTNPGSADWMPGALVELLPRHPVHAVEDFLRRTGLDGRTLVRWGAHECTLEGALARSMLPAAPPPVATAQALADALQPLAPRRYSVASITADGCVQLLVRQARHGSGMGVASGWLTAWAPLDASVELRLLSNPGFAPVDDEAPCIFIGNGSGFAGLRAHLRERARRGQGRNWLVFGERQAAHDAFCAAEVAQWQAAGVLERVDLVFSRDQAQRLYVQDRLREAAEVLRRWVAGHAVIYVCGSLEGMAPGVDEALRDVLGVSVYDNLVAQGRYRRDVY; from the coding sequence ATGGCTTTTCTGAGACGGTTCTGGTTCCAGACCCACTGGTTCATCGGCATCACGGCCGGCAGTGTGCTCGTGCTCATCGGGCTGACCGGTGCCGTGCTGTCATTTCGCGCCGAGATCGTCGATGCGATCAATCCCGAACTGCGCCACATGGCCAATCCGAACGGCGCGGCGGCGCTGCTGCCCGCGGCGCTGGTGGAACACCTGCAGGCGTCGCATCCGGCACGCCGGATCGCTGCGCTCACCGTGTTCGCCGAGCCCGGACGGCCGGCGCGCGTCAATTTCGCGCCGCCGGAAGGCCAGCGGCAGGGCGAGGTGCGGCTGGCCGATCCCTGGACCGCCGAGCTGCTGCCTGTACCGAAGGGCGATGCCTTCTTCGAGTTCGTCGAGCACCTGCACCGCTGGCTGCTGCTGCCTCGCGATGCGGGCAAGCCTGTCACCGGCACCCTGGCCGTGGGGCTGCTGATTCTTGCGCTGTCGGGCCTCTACCTGCGATGGCCGCGCCGGCCCCTCGCCTGGCAGGCCTGGCTGAAGCTGGACTTCGCGCTCACCGGCCGCGCGTTTCTCTGGAACCTGCATGCCGTGTTCGGCACCGTCGCGTTGCTCGTGTACCTGGTCTCGAGCCTCACGGGCATGTACTGGGCCTTCGATGCCGTGCGCTCGACCGTCGACAACGCCGCCGGCGAGGGCCGCATGGTTCGCACGCAACGCATGCAGAGCGGCGCCGCGCCGCCGGCCCAAGCCGCGGCAGTGCCCAAGCCCGACCTGCAGCGGGTGTGGCGATCCTTCCTCGAAGAAACCAACGGCGACTGGAGCCTTGTCACGCTGCGCCTGCCGACCCGCAATGCATCGCAGCTCGAAGCAACCTACCTGCGCACGCACCCCGAGCACGAGCGCGCACGCAACCGCCTGTATCTCGACGCCGCCACGGGCGAAACCGCCCGGCATGAGCGCTATGCCGACAAGCCGCTCGCGGGCCGGCTGGTCAACAGCATCTATCCGATGCACATGGGCACCTATTGGGGGCTGCCGGGCCGCATCGTGATGCTGCTCAGCAGCCTGGGCCTGGCGCTGTTCGCGATCACGGGGTGGATGCTCTACCTCGGACGCCGGCGCACGAAACGCGCCGTGCGCGACGAGCGCGCGCGGCTGAACCCTGTACTACATCCGCAACCGGCCGGGCCGGGCGCCGAACCAGTGCTGCTCACCTTTGCAAGCCAGACCGGCCAGGCCGAGCGCATCGCGCTGCAGACGGCGGCGGTGCTGCAATCGGCCGGCATTGCCGTGGTGCTGCAGCCGCTGGTCCGGTTGAGCGTGGACGCACTGCGGCACTACCGCAAGGTGCTGCTGGTGGCCAGCACCTTCGGCGACGGCGATCCGCCGGACAGCCTGCGTGCCTTTGCGCGCCAGTTCGCGCGGCAGACCGGCGCCGGCTTGCAGCATGTGCACTACGGCTTGCTCGCTTTGGGCGACAGGCAATACGCCAACTTCTGCGGCTTCGGCCGGGCCCTGGACCACGATCTGCGCGGCCATGGCGCGCAGGCGCTGTTTCCGATGATCGAGGTGAGCAACGGCGATGCCGGCGCCATCGCGCGCTGGCAGCAGTCGCTGGCCGAAGCCTTCGAGGTGCAGTCCGGCGCCTGGCAGGCGCACGAACCCCAGGCGGCTCCTTTCGAGCCCTGGCGCCTCGTGCGCCGGACCTTGCTCAACGCAGGCAGCCAGGGCGATCCTCTGTTCGAACTCGAGTTGACGAACCCAGGTTCGGCGGACTGGATGCCCGGCGCGCTCGTTGAATTGCTGCCGCGCCATCCCGTCCATGCCGTCGAAGATTTCCTGCGCCGCACCGGGCTCGACGGACGCACGCTCGTCCGTTGGGGCGCGCATGAGTGCACGCTCGAAGGTGCCTTGGCTCGCAGCATGCTTCCCGCCGCGCCGCCTCCGGTTGCAACTGCGCAGGCGTTGGCGGACGCGTTGCAGCCGCTGGCGCCGCGACGCTATTCGGTCGCATCGATCACGGCCGACGGCTGCGTGCAATTGCTGGTGCGCCAGGCCCGCCACGGAAGCGGAATGGGTGTCGCATCAGGCTGGCTGACCGCGTGGGCGCCCCTCGATGCATCGGTCGAGCTTCGCCTGCTGTCCAATCCCGGCTTTGCGCCGGTCGACGATGAAGCGCCATGCATCTTCATCGGCAACGGCTCGGGTTTCGCCGGCCTGCGCGCGCACCTTCGCGAGCGGGCGCGGCGAGGGCAGGGGCGCAACTGGCTGGTGTTCGGCGAGCGGCAGGCCGCGCACGACGCCTTCTGCGCCGCTGAAGTTGCGCAATGGCAAGCGGCCGGGGTGCTGGAGCGCGTCGACCTGGTGTTCTCGCGCGACCAGGCGCAACGCCTGTACGTGCAGGACCGCCTGCGCGAGGCCGCCGAGGTGCTGCGCCGATGGGTCGCCGGCCACGCCGTGATCTACGTCTGCGGCAGCCTCGAGGGCATGGCGCCGGGCGTCGACGAGGCTCTGCGCGACGTGCTGGGTGTGTCCGTCTACGACAACCTGGTCGCGCAAGGGCGCTACCGGCGCGATGTCTACTGA
- a CDS encoding LysR family transcriptional regulator, translating to MINELRTFITVCRHGTFAAAGDRIGLTQSAVSSQIKRLEEALGFALFDRTGRSATLNAAGETTLVRAEEICALYAKLGELPDDAANGGLLRIGAIASTQSTLVARALAKLRNTLPLLRVHVSPGVSMRLMDDLDAGKIDAAVIIRPPFGILPDLTWQSLVHEPYVLIAPKKVAGKDWRALIQEQPFLRYDRASFGGRMVERFLRREGIAVKDSIEVDEIPGLIHMASKGLGVALVPLVEAHLPLPASVRALPLGELTFYREVGLLQRKPRASPPVVAQFAQCLREAAQ from the coding sequence ATGATCAACGAGCTCAGAACCTTCATCACCGTCTGCCGCCACGGAACGTTCGCTGCCGCGGGCGATCGCATCGGCCTGACCCAGTCGGCGGTCAGCAGCCAGATCAAGCGGCTCGAGGAGGCCCTGGGCTTCGCACTCTTCGACCGGACCGGGCGGTCCGCCACCTTGAATGCGGCGGGCGAGACCACGCTGGTGCGCGCCGAAGAGATCTGCGCTCTGTACGCCAAGCTCGGCGAGCTTCCGGACGATGCCGCCAACGGCGGGCTGCTGCGCATCGGCGCCATTGCCTCGACGCAGTCGACGCTGGTCGCTCGGGCGCTTGCAAAGCTGCGCAACACACTTCCCCTGCTGCGCGTTCATGTGTCGCCCGGGGTGTCCATGCGGCTGATGGACGACCTGGACGCCGGCAAGATCGACGCGGCAGTGATCATCCGGCCTCCGTTCGGCATCCTTCCGGACCTCACGTGGCAATCGCTGGTGCACGAACCGTATGTGCTCATCGCGCCGAAGAAGGTCGCCGGAAAAGATTGGCGCGCGCTCATCCAGGAACAGCCGTTCCTGCGCTATGACCGTGCATCCTTCGGCGGACGCATGGTGGAGCGGTTTCTCCGCCGCGAAGGCATCGCGGTCAAGGACTCCATCGAAGTCGACGAGATACCCGGCCTCATCCACATGGCCTCCAAGGGGCTGGGCGTGGCGCTCGTCCCGCTGGTGGAGGCGCACCTTCCGCTGCCTGCCAGCGTTCGCGCGCTACCCCTTGGCGAGCTCACGTTCTATCGCGAAGTGGGCCTTCTGCAACGCAAGCCGCGAGCCAGTCCGCCGGTCGTCGCGCAGTTTGCGCAGTGCCTGCGGGAAGCGGCTCAGTAG
- a CDS encoding amino acid ABC transporter substrate-binding protein, whose protein sequence is MKTHFLVAGATAAALLLSFGSAFAQTDTLKKIKESGAITMGVRDASGAMSFTLGPGSYTGFHVEVCERVVADIRKALQLEKISVKYQLVTPQNRIPLVQNGTVDIECGTTTNNAARQKDVAFAPTLYVEGVRIAVKASSGIVSSAQFAGKAVAATTGTTSVQLLRKLKREGAGDISEVLAKDNSEGFLLLESGRVDGFAADGQILATLISKSREPAQYKLLDQVLSVEPIAIMLPKGDDAFKKLVDQSVMSLARSGEAARIYDKWFMQPIPPHNSKVGLPASALTKAAWANPTDKPMEAYEAR, encoded by the coding sequence GTGAAAACACACTTTCTTGTTGCCGGCGCCACTGCCGCGGCACTTCTGCTGTCCTTCGGGAGCGCCTTTGCGCAAACCGATACCTTGAAGAAGATCAAGGAGTCCGGCGCCATCACCATGGGCGTGCGCGACGCCTCGGGCGCCATGTCCTTCACGCTCGGGCCGGGCAGCTACACGGGCTTTCATGTCGAGGTCTGCGAGCGTGTCGTCGCAGACATCAGGAAGGCACTGCAGCTCGAGAAGATCAGCGTGAAGTACCAGCTGGTCACGCCGCAGAACCGCATTCCCCTGGTGCAGAACGGAACGGTCGACATCGAGTGCGGCACCACGACGAACAACGCGGCGCGCCAGAAAGACGTGGCGTTCGCGCCGACCCTTTATGTGGAAGGTGTTCGCATCGCCGTCAAGGCGTCCTCCGGCATCGTGTCTTCGGCGCAGTTTGCCGGCAAGGCGGTGGCCGCGACCACGGGTACCACGTCTGTCCAACTCCTGAGAAAACTCAAGCGCGAGGGTGCAGGCGACATTTCGGAAGTGCTCGCCAAGGACAACAGCGAAGGCTTCCTGCTGCTCGAGTCGGGTCGCGTGGACGGCTTCGCGGCCGACGGCCAGATCCTCGCCACGCTGATTTCCAAGAGCAGGGAGCCGGCGCAGTACAAGCTGCTCGACCAGGTCCTGAGCGTCGAGCCGATCGCGATCATGCTTCCCAAGGGAGACGACGCGTTCAAGAAGCTGGTCGACCAGAGCGTGATGTCGCTGGCCAGGAGCGGAGAGGCCGCGCGCATTTACGACAAGTGGTTCATGCAACCCATTCCGCCTCACAACTCGAAGGTCGGTCTGCCGGCCAGTGCCTTGACGAAGGCGGCCTGGGCCAATCCCACCGACAAGCCGATGGAAGCGTACGAAGCGCGGTAG
- a CDS encoding VOC family protein: MTAPTERIPFHLAFPVRDIAEARAFYGELLGCPEGRSAPEWVDFDFHGHQIVAHLAPDECGHKASSAVDGHDVPVRHFGAILPMDTWQALADKLVARQTKFVIEPYIRFKGEPGEQATMFFLDPSGNAIEMKSFANLDSLFAV, encoded by the coding sequence ATGACTGCACCCACCGAAAGAATTCCGTTCCACCTGGCTTTCCCCGTTCGCGACATCGCCGAAGCCCGCGCCTTCTACGGCGAGCTGCTCGGATGCCCCGAGGGCCGCAGCGCGCCCGAGTGGGTCGACTTCGACTTCCACGGCCACCAGATCGTGGCGCACCTGGCCCCCGACGAATGCGGCCACAAGGCCAGCAGCGCGGTAGACGGCCACGACGTGCCGGTGCGCCATTTCGGCGCCATCCTTCCGATGGACACATGGCAGGCACTGGCCGACAAGCTCGTCGCGCGGCAAACCAAATTCGTGATCGAGCCGTACATCCGGTTCAAGGGCGAGCCCGGCGAACAGGCGACGATGTTCTTTCTCGACCCGTCGGGCAATGCCATCGAGATGAAGTCGTTCGCGAATCTCGATTCGCTGTTCGCGGTCTGA
- the xylF gene encoding D-xylose ABC transporter substrate-binding protein, which translates to MQLKHTLAAMAFGLTAVSALAQTVVGVSWSNFQEERWKTDEAAIKAQLEKLGAKYISADAGGSPEKQLGDIEGLMSKGAKALIVLAMDKDAILPAVTKATRQKVPVVAYDRLIEAPGVFYITFDNVEVGRMEAREVFKVKPKGNYVIIKGSPSDPNADFLRAGQQEVLDAAVKKGDIKIVGDEYTEGWKPEVAQKNMEQILTKNGNKVDAVVAANDGTAGGAVAALTAKGLRGIPVSGQDADFAALNRIALGTQTATIFKDSRELGREAASAAIALSQGKPVEKAAPWNSGPKKISLSSRLLTPVPVTRDNLDVVVKAGWIKKDELCKGVQAASAPAACK; encoded by the coding sequence ATGCAACTCAAGCACACCCTGGCCGCCATGGCCTTCGGCCTCACGGCAGTGAGCGCACTGGCCCAGACCGTCGTCGGCGTGAGCTGGTCCAACTTCCAGGAAGAGCGCTGGAAGACCGACGAGGCGGCCATCAAGGCGCAGCTCGAGAAGCTCGGCGCCAAGTACATCAGCGCCGACGCGGGCGGCTCGCCCGAAAAGCAGCTGGGCGACATCGAGGGGCTGATGTCCAAGGGCGCCAAGGCGCTCATCGTGCTTGCGATGGACAAGGACGCGATTCTTCCCGCCGTCACCAAGGCCACGCGCCAGAAGGTGCCCGTGGTGGCGTATGACCGGTTGATCGAAGCGCCCGGTGTTTTCTACATCACCTTCGACAACGTCGAGGTCGGCCGCATGGAAGCGCGCGAGGTCTTCAAGGTCAAGCCCAAGGGCAACTACGTGATCATCAAGGGCTCGCCGAGCGACCCGAACGCCGACTTCCTGCGCGCGGGCCAGCAAGAGGTGCTGGACGCGGCCGTGAAGAAGGGCGACATCAAGATCGTCGGCGACGAATACACCGAAGGCTGGAAGCCCGAGGTCGCGCAGAAGAACATGGAGCAGATCCTCACCAAGAACGGCAACAAGGTCGACGCGGTGGTGGCGGCCAACGACGGCACGGCCGGCGGCGCGGTGGCCGCGCTCACGGCCAAGGGCCTGCGCGGCATTCCGGTGTCGGGCCAGGACGCCGACTTCGCGGCGCTCAACCGCATTGCGCTGGGCACGCAGACCGCGACCATCTTCAAGGACTCGCGCGAACTTGGCCGCGAAGCTGCCAGCGCCGCCATTGCGCTGTCGCAGGGCAAGCCGGTCGAGAAGGCCGCGCCCTGGAACTCCGGGCCGAAGAAGATCTCGCTGTCGTCGCGCCTGCTGACACCGGTGCCGGTCACGCGCGACAACCTCGACGTGGTGGTGAAAGCCGGCTGGATCAAGAAGGACGAGCTCTGCAAGGGCGTGCAGGCCGCCAGCGCGCCTGCGGCGTGCAAGTAG
- a CDS encoding sugar ABC transporter permease: MSNQTPGWWRRTGVDLRLLLMSVLLIAMGIVFNVMSGGVFLSPENLYNVAQQTAVVGIVSTVMVLVIVARHIDLSVGSVMGFVGVLIAYLQYTSGWSWPTACLAGLAVALLVSIYQGWLTAMLGVPSFVVTLGGLMSFRGAAFLVADGKTQPVNDEFFQRLGGGYDGGIGTAATWAIAAFVAVVLFGRMLQKRRARAHHEMPNEPLWIEVLLTAVPVAVVFVFAAVMNNYQIASKDAPQGLPIPVLIWAVVAIVLSFIVHRTRFGRYVFAMGGNPDAAALVGIPVKRVTLMLFALLAVLVTVAAIVSIARLNAGTNSLGSGMELYVIAAAVIGGTALAGGSGSIFGSVLGALIMQSLDSGMLLLDVPIGKRMVIIGQVLIVAVVFDVLYRRKFGEN, translated from the coding sequence ATGAGCAACCAAACACCAGGCTGGTGGCGGCGCACCGGCGTCGACCTGCGGCTGCTGTTGATGAGCGTGCTGCTGATCGCGATGGGCATCGTCTTCAACGTGATGTCCGGCGGCGTGTTTCTTTCGCCCGAGAACCTCTATAACGTGGCGCAGCAGACGGCCGTGGTGGGCATCGTCTCGACGGTGATGGTGCTGGTCATCGTGGCGCGCCACATCGACCTGTCGGTCGGCTCGGTCATGGGCTTCGTCGGCGTGCTGATCGCCTACCTGCAATACACCTCCGGCTGGTCGTGGCCCACGGCCTGCCTGGCGGGGCTCGCGGTGGCGCTGCTGGTGTCCATCTACCAGGGCTGGCTCACGGCGATGCTCGGCGTGCCGTCGTTCGTCGTCACGCTGGGGGGACTGATGTCGTTCCGCGGCGCCGCCTTCCTCGTGGCCGACGGCAAGACGCAGCCCGTGAACGACGAGTTTTTCCAGCGCCTGGGCGGCGGCTACGACGGCGGCATCGGCACGGCAGCGACCTGGGCCATTGCAGCGTTCGTCGCGGTGGTGCTGTTCGGCCGCATGCTGCAGAAGCGCCGCGCGCGCGCCCATCACGAGATGCCCAACGAGCCGCTGTGGATCGAGGTGCTGCTGACGGCGGTACCGGTGGCCGTGGTGTTCGTCTTCGCGGCGGTCATGAACAACTACCAGATCGCCTCGAAGGACGCGCCGCAGGGCCTGCCGATCCCGGTGCTGATCTGGGCCGTGGTCGCGATCGTGCTGTCGTTCATCGTGCACCGCACGCGCTTCGGCCGCTATGTGTTCGCGATGGGCGGCAACCCCGACGCCGCGGCGCTCGTGGGCATTCCGGTGAAGCGCGTCACGCTGATGCTGTTCGCGCTGCTCGCGGTGCTGGTGACGGTGGCGGCCATCGTGTCGATCGCGCGGCTCAACGCCGGCACCAATTCGCTCGGCTCGGGCATGGAGCTGTACGTGATTGCGGCCGCCGTCATCGGCGGCACGGCGCTCGCGGGCGGCAGCGGCTCGATCTTCGGCTCGGTGCTGGGCGCGCTCATCATGCAGTCGCTCGACAGCGGCATGCTGCTGCTCGACGTGCCCATCGGCAAGCGCATGGTCATCATCGGGCAGGTGCTGATCGTGGCTGTCGTGTTCGACGTGCTGTATCGCCGCAAGTTCGGGGAGAACTAG
- a CDS encoding ATP-binding cassette domain-containing protein produces the protein MTTADTSKPLVELKDIRKAFGGVKAVDGVSVNLYSGEVVAVLGHNGAGKSTLMKMLAGAYPIDSGDTLIAGEKVHIRTPAEAQAQGIETIYQTLALADNLDSVSNLFLGREKMTRWNTLDDHFMEVQARKVFQRLNKNFTNIRIPVRRLSGGQRQVVAISRALYFNARILIMDEPCAALGPEETAMVGGLVKQLKSDGVGIFLITHDMPDVFSLSDRVAVMKNGKLVGTYRTADVTEDEVLGMIIAGKRPEGKEQAHR, from the coding sequence ATGACCACGGCCGACACTTCAAAACCGCTGGTCGAACTGAAGGACATCCGCAAAGCCTTCGGCGGCGTGAAGGCCGTGGACGGCGTCAGCGTGAACCTCTACTCCGGCGAAGTGGTCGCGGTGCTAGGCCACAACGGCGCGGGCAAGTCCACGCTCATGAAGATGCTGGCGGGCGCCTACCCGATCGACTCCGGCGACACGCTGATCGCGGGCGAGAAGGTTCACATCCGCACACCCGCCGAGGCCCAGGCGCAAGGCATCGAGACCATCTACCAGACGCTCGCGCTGGCCGACAACCTCGACTCGGTGTCCAACCTCTTTCTCGGCCGCGAAAAGATGACGCGCTGGAACACGCTCGACGATCATTTCATGGAAGTGCAGGCGCGCAAGGTGTTCCAGCGCTTGAACAAGAACTTCACCAACATCCGCATTCCGGTGCGCCGGCTTTCGGGCGGCCAGCGGCAGGTGGTGGCGATTTCGCGCGCGCTGTACTTCAACGCGCGCATCCTCATCATGGATGAGCCCTGCGCCGCGCTCGGTCCCGAAGAAACCGCGATGGTCGGCGGGCTCGTGAAGCAGCTCAAGTCCGACGGCGTCGGCATCTTCCTGATCACGCACGACATGCCCGACGTGTTCTCGCTCAGCGACCGTGTCGCCGTCATGAAGAACGGCAAGCTCGTGGGCACCTACCGCACCGCGGACGTCACCGAAGACGAAGTGCTCGGCATGATCATCGCCGGCAAGCGCCCCGAGGGAAAAGAGCAGGCGCACAGGTGA
- a CDS encoding ROK family transcriptional regulator: MTIGDQQLLKRMNRSVLLRLLRARPGLSRARLATESGLTKSTVSLLVRELLDEGWLSEAGATVAEGLGRPSTPLQINVGMRALMGVEIAVETVRLVCVSLQGEVLHADTHALADSTPAGVCAQVARMAAAAQSQLNGLGLRLSSIGVGVPGAVDDCTGVVRFAPNLGWRNVALLPALEKAFAAAGLPGVTVQLQNDADAGALGEYEFFGSEGGDPLIFVSCDVGVGAGVVLNDRLFTGAQGMAGEIGHTILQVDGPLCSCGRRGCAEAFFGSRALEREGPGMAHAAAFLGVLLQNLWVTFDPRAIVLGGKSCTNHPGLLQAAFKVVKRQADAAGMPAPELRLARYGELAAAVGAAALALHEYLRPLQPDARTRRARAAREDRIPSN, encoded by the coding sequence ATGACCATCGGCGACCAGCAGCTGCTCAAGCGCATGAACCGCAGCGTGCTGCTGCGATTGCTGCGTGCGCGGCCGGGCCTGTCGCGCGCACGGCTCGCCACCGAAAGCGGCCTCACCAAATCGACCGTGAGCCTGCTGGTGCGCGAGCTGCTCGACGAGGGCTGGCTCAGCGAAGCGGGAGCCACCGTTGCCGAAGGGCTGGGGCGCCCCTCCACGCCGCTGCAGATCAACGTCGGCATGCGCGCATTGATGGGTGTCGAAATCGCCGTCGAGACAGTGCGCCTCGTCTGCGTCTCCCTGCAGGGCGAGGTGCTCCACGCCGACACGCATGCGCTCGCCGACAGCACGCCGGCCGGCGTGTGCGCGCAGGTTGCGCGCATGGCCGCGGCGGCGCAATCGCAGCTGAACGGCCTGGGGCTGCGCCTGTCGAGCATCGGCGTCGGCGTGCCGGGTGCAGTGGACGATTGCACCGGCGTGGTCCGCTTCGCGCCCAACCTCGGGTGGCGCAATGTGGCCCTGCTGCCCGCGCTCGAGAAAGCCTTTGCCGCGGCGGGCCTGCCGGGCGTTACCGTGCAGCTGCAGAACGATGCCGATGCCGGCGCGCTCGGCGAATACGAATTCTTCGGCAGCGAGGGCGGGGACCCGCTGATCTTCGTCAGCTGCGACGTGGGCGTGGGCGCCGGCGTGGTGCTGAACGACCGCCTCTTCACCGGCGCGCAAGGCATGGCCGGAGAGATCGGCCACACCATCCTGCAGGTCGACGGGCCGCTGTGCTCGTGTGGACGCCGGGGCTGCGCCGAGGCCTTCTTCGGCTCGCGCGCGCTGGAGCGCGAAGGGCCCGGCATGGCGCATGCGGCGGCTTTCCTGGGTGTGCTGCTGCAGAACCTGTGGGTCACCTTCGATCCGCGCGCCATCGTGCTCGGCGGCAAATCGTGCACCAACCATCCCGGCCTGTTGCAAGCGGCCTTCAAGGTGGTCAAGCGGCAGGCCGACGCGGCCGGCATGCCTGCGCCCGAACTGCGCCTTGCGCGCTACGGCGAGCTTGCGGCCGCGGTCGGCGCGGCGGCGCTGGCGCTGCATGAATACCTGCGGCCGCTTCAGCCCGATGCGCGCACGCGCCGTGCCCGCGCCGCGCGCGAAGATCGAATACCTTCGAACTAA